Sequence from the Rhizobium tumorigenes genome:
CCTCCTCGCCAACGGCGTGTGGACCGGCGAAGTCAGGCAGAGGCGCAAGGACGGACAGGTGCTTCATGTCGCAAGTCGCTGCGTGATCGCCGTGCGGGAGGGCGACGGCACGCGCGTCATCTTCCAGACCAACAACGACGTCACGGCCTTGCGCCATGCGCAGGGCGAGCTCGCCGGCCGGGAGGTCCATCTCAGCTCCATTCTGGAGACGGTGCCGGAGGCCATGGTGGTCATCGACGATGTCGGGAAGATCACATCTTTCAGCGCAGCTGCCGAGCGCCTTTTCGGCTATGGAGCAGCAGAAATCTGCGGGCGGAACGTTCGCGACCTGATGCCGCAGCCCGATCGCAACGCCCATGACGGATATCTGTCTCACTACATGACCACCGGCGAGCGGCGTATCATCGGCTACGGGCGTGTCGTCACCGGCCAGCGCAAGGACGGAACGCTGTTTCCGATGGAGCTCTCCGTTGGCGAGGCCATTTCGAACGGCGAGCGGATTTTCACCGGGTTCATCCGCGACCTGACCAGCCGGCACCGGATCGAGGAAGAATTGCGCCAGGCGCAGAAGATGGAAGCCGTCGGGCAGCTGACAGGCGGCCTTGCCCACGATTTTAATAATCTGCTGACCGTTATCAGCGGCAATCTCGAGATGCTGGAAGCCAAGCTGCACGACGAGCGGCAGCTGTCGCTGTTGCGCGAGGCGCAGTACGCGGCCGAGGACGGCGCGAAGCTTACGGCGCAGCTGCTTGCCTTCGGCCGAAGGCAGCCGTTGCATCCGAAGCCCGCCGATATCGGCCAGCTGGTCGGCAGCTTTTCCGACCTCCTGCGAAGGACGCTCGGCGAAACCATCGAACTGCGCACCGTCGTCTCCGGGTCTTCCAATCTGGCGCGGGTCGATACCTCGCAGCTGCAGAATGCGCTTTTGAACCTGACATTGAACGCCCGGGACGCGATGAGCGAAGGCGGGCGGCTGACGATCGAGATCAGCCGCGTCCGGCTCGATGTCGACTACGTCACCCGCTATCCCCATGTTCGCACAGGCGATTACGTGCTGATCTCGGTGGCGGACACCGGCGAGGGAATGCCTGAGGATATTCGTAAGCATGCCTTCGAGCCGTTTTTCACGACAAAGGCCATGGGTGCGGGGACAGGTCTCGGCCTCAGCATGGTCTATGGTTTTGCCAAGCAGTCGGGCGGGCATGTCGAGCTTGAGAGTATCGAGGGGTCCGGCACCAATGTGCGGATATTCCTTCCCGTCTTGCGCGATGCGCAGCCTCCCGAGATGGCCGTCGTGGCCGAGGTCGGGGATGGCCCCCGCGGCAGCGAACTCATCCTGGTCGCCGAAGACGATCCGCGCGTCCGCCGCATCGTCGTGGCGCGGCTGGAAGAGGCCGGTTACCGGGTTCTGGAGGCTGCAAACGGCCCGGATGCGCTCATCCTGTTCGAAAAGACGCCCGAGATCGCACTGATCCTCACCGATATCGCCATGCCGGGTGGCATGACGGGCGACAAGCTGGCGGAGCGTGCAAGGACGCTGCGGCCTGACGCCAAGATCCTGTTCACCTCCGGTTATGCGTCGCCGCAAATCGCCGAGGGCGAAATGTCGAACGACGCCAGCTGGCTGAAGAAGCCCTACACGGCACGCGAACTTGCAGTGCGACTGCGGGAATTGCTCGACTGATACCGGCGGGGTGCTGGACGGACGTTGTCGATGCGAATTGACAAAACGTTGACCCCTTTGCGCTAGCCTGCCAGAAACCACGCTGGAGCCGGACATGTCGATGCGCCTTTACCGTTATGCCGTGATGATCGCGTCGCTTGTGTTTCCGGGCCTCGCCGCCGCGGAGACCCAGTGGACGGCGCAACTCAACCAGTGGTCCGTCGGCTTCGACGCCGGAACGGATGCGCCCTACTGTCGGCTTCTCTGGGACAGTCACCTCGGCAAGACGGTCGAATTCCGCGCAAGCCGCGATACGACGCGCTGGCTCGTCTCCAGGGATGGCTGGTCCATCCCCGCGGCAACTGCCACCACCGTCACTATTGTCGATGGCACCCGACGCATCGTCGCGCCTGCGGCCTTCTTCGATGCCAAGACGCTGCAAGTCTGGACCAAGGATGGCAAGACCAGCGATGGTCTCATCAGGCGGCTGGTCACCGATGCGTTTCAGGGCAGGCCCGACGTGCAGCTGACGTTTTCCGGAAATGAGCCGGACTGGATCGTGCCGATGTCGCGCGTGCAGACGCTGTATCCGGAGTTCGTCCAGTGCATGGGCCGCCTGAACGGCCACACCCCCCAGCCCGCTGAGACAGCGTCAGCCCAGCCATTCTGACAAGAGACCCCGCGTATGTGCCCGGACCTCAGACGGCAAGACTGAAGCGGCTGGTTGTGTCCCATTTGTAGCGGTCGAAGATCGCTGCCGCGACGCGAACGACAGCGCGTCCTGTTGCGGTCATTGCGACGACACCTTCCTGCACACTGACCAGTCCGTCGTCGATCATCGGCTGAAGTGCGGTCAATTCGTCTGCAAAATCGTTTCCGCCAGAGATTTCGGCAAGATCGACGCGAAAATTGCACATCAGGGATTCGATGATTTGCGCCCGTACCTGATCATCAGTGTCCATCAGGCAGCCACGGATACTGGCCAGCTTCTTCTCTCCCACCGTTCGACAGTAGCGCGGATTGTCCGCCATGTTCTGGACGTATCCATCCGGAAGCCTCGATATCGCCGAGGCGCCGAAGCCGAGCAGCATTCGGCAGTCGTCGTCGGTATAGCCCTGGAAGTTGCGGTGCAGCCGCTGACCGCGGGACGCCATGGCAAGGCTGTCATCCGGCTTGGCGAAATGGTCTAGCCCGATTGCCTCATAGCCATGCCGCAGGAGTTCCGACGAGACGGTTGCTGCTTGCTCGATGCGCTCGGCCGAAGTGGGGAGGGCGCTGCCGTCGATCTGGCGCTGATTGGCCCGACGATCCGGCATATGGGCATAACCATAGCATGCGATGCGATCCGGACGGAGTTGGGCGACTGCCTGACAGGTCTGCGTCAACGAGGATCCGTCTGCAGCGGCAGGCCGTAGATAAGGTCGAAATTCAGTCGGTCGATTCCAGCGGTCCGCAGATGGGCGACGGAGGACTGCACGGTTTCGATGGGCTGGATGCGCCCGATTGCGGCCTGCACCTGCGGCGCGGTGTCCTGGACACCGAGGCTGGCCCTGTTGATGCCCATCGCACGAAGGTCGGCAGCCAGCGCTTGGTCGACATAGCGTGGGTCGAGTTCGATAGCGTGTTCGCCGGCCTCCTCGAATGTGAAGTGCCTGTGCAGGACGTCCAGCACAGATTTCATGCCGGATGCACCGAAAATGCTCGGTGTGCCACCGCCCCAATGCAGCCGGGCAACGCTGGGTCTGCCGCCGAGATGACCAGCGGCAGTTTCGATCTCCGTCTCCAGTGCCCGCCTGTAGGCGTCGATGACATCCTCGCGGTGGGTAAGCTTGGTATGGCAGCCGCAATAGAAGCAAAGCTCGCGGCAATAGGGGACGTGCAGGTAGACGGAGACCCGCTGGCCGGCGCCGACGCGCGAAAGCCAGCGGGCGTGGTCATCCGGGGTGACGGCCGCAGAGAATTCGGCGGCCGTCGGATAGGATGTGTAGCGCGGCACGGCAAGGGCTGCATAGCGCCGTACGATATCGTCGCCGCTGCTCATTTCCCGTCGCGGTCCCGGTCAGGTTTTGTGGGGACGAGCGCGAGCTGACGATCCTCGCGCATCTCGAACCACATTGCATTGAGGATCGCGAAGGAACAGGCCAGCCCGACGCCGAGGATCCAGGTGAAATACCACATATCGTTGTCTCCTTAGTAGGCGTTGGGGTTGCGACCGAGCGAGGCTGTCGTCACCGTGCCGCGCATGACGCGGAAGACGAACCCCGTGTAGATGAGAATGATCGGCAGGAAGATGATCGTGCAGACCAGCATGATGAACAGCGTCAGGTGGCTGGACGATGCGTCCCAGACCGTCAGGCTGGCTGCCGGATGGATGGAGCTTGGCAGCAGGAACGGGAAGAGCGACAGGCCGGCCGTCGAGATGATGCCGACTATGGCGATGGTCGTGCCCAGCAATGCCGTTTTCAAGGCTCCACCGGAAAGGCAGACGAGTGCCATTAGGGAGCCGAGGAAGCCAAGGGCGGGGGCCGCAATCATCCAGGGATGGGTGCCGTAGTTGCTGAGCCAGCCGCCCGAGACGAGGACGACCGTCTTCGACAGCGGATTTGAAGGGCCAAGCGCATCCTGGACGCTGGATACGACATAGCCATCCATGCCAATGCCAACCCAGAGACCGCCCATGGCAAAGAGCCCAATGCTTGCCAGCGCCGCAGCACGACCATAGAGGCGTGCTCGCTCTGCAACCTGGCCCTCTGTCCTCAGCGTGATGAGCGCTGCGCCATGCGCAACCAGCATCGAGACGCTGAGCAGGCCCGCGAGGAGAGCGAAGGGACGCAGCAGTGCGAAGAAGTTGCCGGTGTAGCTGGCGCGCAGGGTTCCGTCGAGGTCGAAGGGGACGCCAAGCAGTACATTGCCGACGGCCACGCCGAAGATCAGCGCCGGTACGAAGCCGCCGATGAACAGAGCCCAGTCCCAGGTTGCCCGCCACTTCGGATCTTTCATCTTGCCGCGGAACTTGAAGGCGACCGGACGCAGGATGAGTGCCAGAAGAATAGCGATCATGGCGAGATAGAAGCCGGAGAAGGAGACGGCATAGAGGGCCGGCCAGGCGGCGAAGATGGCGCCGCCACCCAGCACCAGCCAGACCTGGTTGCCTTCCCAGGTCGGGCCGAGAAGGTTGATGACGACGCGCCGCTCTTCGTCCGTGCGGGCGACGAAGGGGAGCAGGGCGCCGACGCCGAGATCGTTGCCGCCCATGATGGCAAAGCCCATCAACAGGATGCCGAGCAGGGCCCACCAGATCATTCGCAGTATTTCATAGTCGAGGGGAATCGTGTTCATCATCGTTCTCTCTGCGCTTGAGGTTAGGCGGCCGCGCTTTTAGGCATCTGAATTGGTTCGGCGGATCCGTCGAGCATGGCGTAGTCTCCCGGACCGGCCTTGATGGTCTTCAGCATCAGGATGATCATGACGACCAGGAGGGCGGTGTAGAGGACCAGGAAGAAGCCGAGGCTGATCAGCATGTCGATCACGCTGAGACCCGAGGCGGCATAGAATG
This genomic interval carries:
- the cydB gene encoding cytochrome d ubiquinol oxidase subunit II, producing the protein MNTIPLDYEILRMIWWALLGILLMGFAIMGGNDLGVGALLPFVARTDEERRVVINLLGPTWEGNQVWLVLGGGAIFAAWPALYAVSFSGFYLAMIAILLALILRPVAFKFRGKMKDPKWRATWDWALFIGGFVPALIFGVAVGNVLLGVPFDLDGTLRASYTGNFFALLRPFALLAGLLSVSMLVAHGAALITLRTEGQVAERARLYGRAAALASIGLFAMGGLWVGIGMDGYVVSSVQDALGPSNPLSKTVVLVSGGWLSNYGTHPWMIAAPALGFLGSLMALVCLSGGALKTALLGTTIAIVGIISTAGLSLFPFLLPSSIHPAASLTVWDASSSHLTLFIMLVCTIIFLPIILIYTGFVFRVMRGTVTTASLGRNPNAY
- the cydX gene encoding cytochrome bd-I oxidase subunit CydX, giving the protein MWYFTWILGVGLACSFAILNAMWFEMREDRQLALVPTKPDRDRDGK
- a CDS encoding hybrid sensor histidine kinase/response regulator is translated as MIDSFTAHRGSDDLGKGEIERILDGATIIVHGLDGVVTRWTGGCEELYGWKREEALGRLVHDLLATEFAVPADEVQRDLLANGVWTGEVRQRRKDGQVLHVASRCVIAVREGDGTRVIFQTNNDVTALRHAQGELAGREVHLSSILETVPEAMVVIDDVGKITSFSAAAERLFGYGAAEICGRNVRDLMPQPDRNAHDGYLSHYMTTGERRIIGYGRVVTGQRKDGTLFPMELSVGEAISNGERIFTGFIRDLTSRHRIEEELRQAQKMEAVGQLTGGLAHDFNNLLTVISGNLEMLEAKLHDERQLSLLREAQYAAEDGAKLTAQLLAFGRRQPLHPKPADIGQLVGSFSDLLRRTLGETIELRTVVSGSSNLARVDTSQLQNALLNLTLNARDAMSEGGRLTIEISRVRLDVDYVTRYPHVRTGDYVLISVADTGEGMPEDIRKHAFEPFFTTKAMGAGTGLGLSMVYGFAKQSGGHVELESIEGSGTNVRIFLPVLRDAQPPEMAVVAEVGDGPRGSELILVAEDDPRVRRIVVARLEEAGYRVLEAANGPDALILFEKTPEIALILTDIAMPGGMTGDKLAERARTLRPDAKILFTSGYASPQIAEGEMSNDASWLKKPYTARELAVRLRELLD